A single genomic interval of Streptomyces sp. NBC_00663 harbors:
- a CDS encoding ABC transporter permease has product MSTYALTDSWTMTRRELAHWARQPVRVVVGLVFPVMLLLMFGYLIGGGRGVEGEYVDYLVPGMLALTMAFGLEGTMIALTQDLDKGVIDRFRSLPMANGAVLVGRSVADMLQSAVGLGALVGVGFALGWRPGGGPLAFAGALGLLLLFRFAMLWIGIFLALVAGKPELVQAVQILVWPVGFLSNALATPASMPDWLGTVVEWNPMSRTATAVRDLFGGLGTDQVWPAVAWPLALLAVFFPLAVRRFGALSR; this is encoded by the coding sequence ATGAGCACCTACGCGCTGACCGACTCCTGGACCATGACCCGGCGCGAACTCGCCCACTGGGCACGCCAGCCGGTGCGGGTCGTCGTCGGCCTGGTCTTCCCGGTGATGCTGCTGCTGATGTTCGGCTATCTCATCGGCGGTGGCCGAGGGGTCGAGGGGGAGTACGTCGACTATCTGGTCCCCGGGATGCTCGCGCTCACCATGGCCTTCGGCCTGGAGGGCACGATGATCGCCCTCACCCAGGATCTCGACAAGGGCGTCATCGACCGCTTCCGCTCCCTGCCCATGGCCAACGGGGCCGTGCTGGTGGGGCGTTCGGTGGCGGACATGCTCCAGTCGGCGGTGGGGCTCGGGGCCCTCGTCGGCGTCGGGTTCGCGCTCGGCTGGCGGCCGGGCGGTGGCCCGTTGGCGTTCGCGGGCGCCCTCGGGCTGCTGCTGCTCTTCCGCTTCGCCATGCTCTGGATCGGCATCTTCCTGGCCCTGGTGGCCGGGAAGCCCGAGCTGGTGCAGGCCGTGCAGATCCTGGTCTGGCCGGTCGGCTTCCTGTCCAACGCGCTCGCCACCCCCGCGTCCATGCCGGACTGGCTCGGCACGGTGGTCGAGTGGAACCCGATGTCCCGCACGGCGACGGCCGTACGGGATCTGTTCGGCGGCCTCGGCACGGACCAGGTGTGGCCGGCCGTGGCCTGGCCGCTGGCGCTGCTCGCGGTCTTCTTCCCGCTGGCGGTACGGCGGTTCGGGGCGCTCAGCCGGTAG
- a CDS encoding PadR family transcriptional regulator, with the protein MSAIRLLVLGAVRQHGRAHGYQVRNDLEYWGAHEWSNAKPGSIYHALKQMAKQGLLRAHEIAPSTAGGPPRTEYEITDAGTEEFLRLLREALTSYDQKMDVKSAAIGFMVDLPRAEAVSLLKERIRRIEEWRGAVTEHYIPEDGPGQLGHIGEIMNLWVHTADGELAWIQGLIGRVEDGAYVFAGEGEPFVGVLTEGEENPYATGERHPEDAD; encoded by the coding sequence ATGTCAGCGATCCGTCTCCTCGTGCTCGGCGCGGTGCGCCAGCACGGGCGGGCCCACGGTTACCAGGTGCGCAACGACCTGGAGTACTGGGGCGCGCACGAGTGGTCCAACGCCAAGCCCGGCTCGATCTACCACGCGCTCAAGCAGATGGCCAAGCAAGGGCTCCTGCGCGCGCACGAGATCGCACCGTCCACGGCCGGTGGCCCGCCCCGCACGGAGTACGAGATCACCGACGCGGGCACCGAGGAGTTCCTGCGGCTGCTGCGCGAGGCGCTGACCTCCTACGACCAGAAGATGGACGTGAAGTCGGCGGCCATCGGCTTCATGGTCGACCTCCCGCGCGCCGAGGCGGTGTCCCTCTTGAAGGAACGCATCCGGCGCATCGAGGAGTGGCGCGGGGCCGTCACGGAGCACTACATCCCCGAGGACGGCCCCGGGCAGCTCGGTCACATCGGCGAGATCATGAACCTCTGGGTCCACACGGCCGACGGTGAACTCGCCTGGATCCAGGGCCTGATCGGGCGCGTCGAGGACGGGGCGTACGTCTTCGCGGGGGAGGGCGAGCCGTTCGTCGGGGTCCTCACCGAGGGCGAGGAGAACCCGTACGCGACGGGGGAGCGGCATCCGGAGGATGCTGACTGA
- a CDS encoding DinB family protein — MVTHVPAEAHGDERGALLGYLAAERGAVRRSLLGLTDEQAASRPSASDLSLAGLLKHVVEVEQGWVARAKGEPPAVQRTEANWHECFALVDGETVESQLAYAEKVAAETEAYVRSVPSLDDTFPLPNDPWFPPDSRVSVRWMLLNLIRELSRHAGHADVIRESLDGRSAWDLVALDQGGEGAA; from the coding sequence ATGGTCACCCACGTTCCCGCGGAAGCGCACGGCGACGAGCGCGGAGCGCTGCTCGGCTATCTGGCCGCGGAGCGCGGCGCCGTCCGGCGCTCGCTGCTCGGGCTGACGGACGAGCAGGCGGCGTCCCGCCCCAGCGCCAGCGACCTGTCCCTCGCGGGGCTGCTGAAGCACGTGGTCGAGGTCGAGCAGGGCTGGGTCGCCCGGGCCAAGGGCGAGCCGCCGGCCGTGCAGCGGACCGAGGCGAACTGGCACGAGTGCTTCGCCCTGGTCGACGGCGAGACGGTCGAGTCGCAGCTGGCGTACGCGGAGAAGGTCGCCGCCGAGACGGAGGCGTACGTCCGCTCGGTCCCGAGCCTCGACGACACCTTCCCGCTCCCGAACGACCCCTGGTTCCCGCCGGACAGCCGGGTCTCCGTGCGCTGGATGCTGCTCAACCTGATCCGCGAGCTGTCCCGGCACGCGGGCCACGCGGACGTCATCCGGGAGTCCCTGGACGGCAGGTCGGCCTGGGACCTGGTGGCCCTCGACCAGGGTGGGGAGGGCGCGGCCTAG
- a CDS encoding YbjQ family protein, with protein MSIDDFGGGQGPQPDVLVVTTNDVPGFQVQEVLGEVFGLTVRSRHLGSQIGAGLKSMIGGELKGLTKTLVQTRNQAMERLVEQARARGANGVLMFRFDVTEAADVGTEVCAYGTAVVLARE; from the coding sequence ATGAGTATCGATGATTTCGGTGGCGGCCAGGGGCCCCAGCCCGATGTGCTCGTGGTGACCACCAACGACGTGCCCGGCTTCCAGGTGCAGGAGGTACTGGGGGAGGTCTTCGGGTTGACCGTGCGCTCCCGGCATCTGGGCAGCCAGATCGGCGCGGGGCTGAAGTCGATGATCGGCGGTGAGCTCAAGGGGCTCACCAAGACGCTCGTCCAGACCCGCAACCAGGCGATGGAGCGGCTCGTGGAGCAGGCACGCGCGCGTGGGGCGAACGGCGTGCTGATGTTCCGCTTCGATGTGACGGAGGCGGCCGACGTCGGCACGGAGGTGTGCGCCTACGGGACCGCGGTGGTCCTGGCCCGGGAGTGA
- a CDS encoding ion channel protein yields MAQDTAQQAPAAPATPARALLPLILPALAVGVGASLIFLGVSAAAEAFQDVLWRNLPDALGVGRYSVLWMLVMLTATGVAVGLVVWKVPGHAGPDPATMGLDAPVLPLVVLPGLVLATALMLAGGPSLGPENPIIAVNVGIAFWLGRRLLPRLPGGLWPALAEAATIGALFGTPVAAALVISEALAGRQVKGALWDNVFAPLVAAAAGALTTTLVAHPSFDLHLPAFGRPGWGDLLAAVVISSAAALFGMCAVRAFPYVHAAFARLRHPMLALPVGGLVLGLLAAVGGRLTLFKGLEEVGEIAAHPDGWSAGEFATMTVVKLAALLVAASCGFRGGRIFPAVFVGAALGLCAHALVSGVHPAVGVATGVLGMLLAITRQGWVSLFTAAALVASPTILALLCIASLPAWLLVTGRPQMQLRDDGTPVR; encoded by the coding sequence GTGGCCCAGGACACCGCGCAGCAGGCACCCGCAGCCCCGGCGACCCCGGCCCGCGCGCTGCTGCCCCTGATCCTCCCGGCTCTCGCCGTGGGCGTGGGTGCGAGCCTGATCTTCCTCGGGGTGAGCGCGGCGGCCGAGGCGTTCCAGGACGTGCTGTGGCGGAACCTGCCGGACGCCCTCGGTGTGGGCCGGTACTCGGTGCTGTGGATGCTGGTCATGCTCACCGCGACCGGGGTGGCGGTCGGTCTGGTGGTGTGGAAGGTGCCGGGGCACGCCGGACCCGACCCGGCGACCATGGGCCTGGACGCCCCCGTGCTGCCGCTCGTCGTGCTGCCGGGGCTGGTCCTCGCGACCGCCCTGATGCTGGCCGGCGGGCCGAGTCTCGGCCCCGAGAACCCGATCATCGCCGTGAACGTCGGGATCGCCTTCTGGCTCGGGCGGCGGCTCCTCCCCCGGCTGCCGGGCGGGCTTTGGCCGGCGCTGGCGGAGGCGGCGACGATCGGCGCGCTGTTCGGTACGCCGGTCGCGGCGGCCCTGGTCATCTCCGAGGCGCTGGCCGGGCGGCAGGTGAAGGGGGCGTTGTGGGACAACGTCTTCGCACCGCTGGTCGCCGCCGCCGCGGGCGCCCTGACGACCACCCTGGTGGCCCATCCGTCCTTCGATCTGCATCTTCCCGCGTTCGGGCGGCCCGGCTGGGGCGATCTGCTGGCGGCGGTGGTGATCTCGTCCGCGGCGGCCCTGTTCGGCATGTGTGCCGTCCGCGCCTTCCCGTACGTCCACGCCGCCTTCGCCCGGCTGCGGCACCCGATGCTCGCACTGCCCGTGGGCGGCCTCGTGCTGGGGCTCCTGGCCGCCGTGGGCGGTCGTCTCACGCTGTTCAAGGGGCTGGAGGAGGTCGGGGAGATCGCCGCCCACCCGGACGGCTGGTCGGCCGGGGAGTTCGCCACGATGACCGTGGTGAAGCTGGCCGCGCTGCTGGTCGCCGCGTCCTGCGGCTTCCGCGGCGGACGGATCTTCCCCGCCGTGTTCGTCGGCGCCGCCCTCGGGCTGTGCGCCCACGCCCTCGTCTCCGGCGTCCACCCCGCCGTCGGTGTCGCCACGGGTGTGCTGGGCATGCTCCTCGCCATCACCCGGCAGGGCTGGGTGAGCCTGTTCACGGCCGCGGCGCTGGTGGCCTCGCCGACGATCCTGGCCCTGCTGTGCATCGCCTCGCTGCCGGCCTGGCTGCTGGTGACGGGGCGCCCCCAGATGCAGTTGCGCGACGACGGAACCCCGGTCCGCTGA
- a CDS encoding DedA family protein: protein MTTLALGPEWLSPDYLIETFSLPGILLIVFAESGLFAFLPGDSLLFTAGLFVAQGDFISQPLWLVCLLIVLAAVLGDQVGYMIGKFFGPRLFSRPNSKLFKQENLEKAHGFMEKFGPKAIVLARFVPIVRTFAPIVAGAGRMKYRTFLTYNVIGGVAWGTGVTLAGYWLGQIDVIHKNVEAILVLIVFVSVVPIIIEYLRERAKKKRAAAQTPATPQPQAYQPPPMDDATTQLRRIPSNDEQPPQSYGDQQQYGYDDQYYAQQPYAQQYPQQQGYDNQQNQQNQQYPYNNQGY from the coding sequence GTGACCACGCTCGCGCTAGGCCCCGAGTGGCTCAGCCCTGACTATCTGATCGAGACGTTCAGCCTTCCCGGCATCCTGCTGATCGTCTTCGCCGAGTCGGGTCTCTTCGCCTTCCTGCCCGGCGACTCCCTGCTGTTCACGGCGGGTCTGTTCGTGGCGCAGGGCGACTTCATCAGCCAGCCGCTGTGGCTGGTCTGCCTCCTGATCGTGCTGGCCGCCGTCCTCGGCGACCAAGTGGGCTACATGATCGGCAAGTTCTTCGGCCCCAGGCTCTTCAGCCGCCCCAACTCCAAGCTCTTCAAACAGGAGAACCTGGAGAAGGCGCACGGGTTCATGGAGAAATTCGGCCCCAAGGCGATCGTCCTGGCCCGCTTCGTCCCGATCGTCCGCACCTTCGCCCCCATCGTGGCGGGCGCCGGCCGTATGAAGTACCGCACGTTCCTGACGTACAACGTGATCGGCGGCGTCGCCTGGGGTACCGGCGTCACCCTCGCGGGGTACTGGCTCGGTCAGATCGACGTCATCCACAAGAACGTCGAGGCGATCCTCGTCCTCATCGTCTTCGTCTCGGTCGTCCCGATCATCATCGAGTACCTCCGCGAGCGCGCCAAGAAGAAGAGGGCGGCGGCGCAAACCCCGGCAACCCCGCAGCCCCAGGCCTACCAGCCCCCGCCGATGGACGACGCGACGACCCAGCTCCGCCGCATCCCGTCGAACGACGAGCAGCCTCCGCAGTCCTACGGGGACCAGCAGCAGTACGGCTACGACGACCAGTACTACGCCCAGCAGCCGTATGCCCAGCAGTACCCACAGCAGCAGGGCTACGACAACCAGCAGAACCAGCAGAACCAGCAGTACCCCTACAACAACCAGGGTTACTAG
- a CDS encoding MerR family transcriptional regulator, giving the protein MSYSVGQVAGFAGVTVRTLHHYDDIGLLAPSERSHAGHRRYSDADLDRLQQILFYRELGFPLDEVAALLDDPATDPRAHLRRQHDLLTARIEKLTKMAAAVEQAMEARTMGINLTPEERFEVFGDKDPEQYAEEAEQRWGGTEAYTESQRRAATYTKEDWKRIQAEVDDWGARYAALVTAGEQPSGEAAMDLAEEHRQHISRYYFEIPYEMHLCFGDMYVSDERFKAFYDSMGEGLAEHLRDAIRANAARHAS; this is encoded by the coding sequence GTGAGCTACTCCGTGGGACAGGTCGCCGGCTTCGCCGGAGTGACGGTGCGCACCCTGCACCACTACGACGACATCGGCCTGCTCGCGCCCAGCGAGCGCAGCCACGCGGGCCACCGGCGCTACAGCGACGCCGACCTCGACCGGCTGCAACAGATCCTGTTCTACCGGGAGCTCGGCTTCCCGCTCGACGAGGTCGCCGCCCTCCTCGACGATCCGGCCACGGACCCGCGCGCCCACCTGCGCCGCCAGCACGACCTGCTGACCGCCCGGATCGAGAAGCTGACGAAGATGGCGGCGGCCGTGGAGCAGGCCATGGAGGCACGCACGATGGGCATCAACCTGACACCGGAGGAACGCTTCGAGGTCTTCGGCGACAAGGACCCCGAGCAGTACGCCGAGGAGGCCGAACAGCGCTGGGGCGGCACCGAGGCGTACACCGAGTCCCAGCGCCGCGCCGCGACGTACACCAAGGAGGACTGGAAGCGCATCCAGGCCGAGGTCGACGACTGGGGCGCGCGGTACGCGGCCCTGGTGACGGCCGGCGAGCAGCCGTCCGGCGAGGCGGCCATGGACCTCGCCGAGGAACACCGGCAGCACATCAGCAGGTACTACTTCGAAATCCCCTACGAGATGCACCTGTGCTTCGGTGACATGTACGTCTCCGACGAGCGCTTCAAGGCGTTCTACGACTCCATGGGCGAGGGCCTGGCCGAGCATCTGAGGGACGCGATCCGGGCCAACGCCGCCCGGCACGCCTCCTAG
- a CDS encoding glutamate decarboxylase, translated as MPLHKGPDKHDERPMSVNPFYGEANPVGGMTEAPPKHRLPDAPLPPSTAYQLVHDELMLDGNSRLNLATFVTTWMEPQAGILMGECRDKNMIDKDEYPRTAELERRCVAMLADLWNAPDPAAAVGCSTTGSSEACMLAGMALKRRWSGRNPKPGARPNLVMGINVQVCWDKFCNFWEVEPRLVPMEGDRFHLDPQAAAALCDENTIGVVAILGSTFDGSYEPVADLCAALDELQERTGLDIPVHVDGASGGMIAPFLDEDLVWDFRLPRVASINTSGHKYGLVYPGVGWALWRDHDALPEELVFRVNYLGGDMPTFALNFSRPGAQVVAQYYTFLRLGREGYRAVQQTTRDVAGRLAERVEALGDFRLLTRGDQLPVFAFTTGHDVTAYDVFDVSRRLRESGWLVPAYTFPPNREDLSVLRVVCRNGFSADLAELFVEDLRRLLPELRRQPHPLTKDKGAATGFHH; from the coding sequence ATGCCGCTCCACAAAGGTCCCGACAAGCACGACGAGCGCCCGATGTCCGTCAACCCCTTCTACGGGGAGGCCAATCCGGTCGGCGGCATGACCGAGGCGCCGCCCAAGCACCGGCTCCCGGACGCTCCTCTGCCGCCCTCGACGGCGTACCAGCTGGTGCACGACGAGCTGATGCTGGACGGCAACTCCCGGCTCAACCTCGCCACCTTCGTCACCACCTGGATGGAGCCGCAGGCCGGCATCCTGATGGGCGAGTGCCGGGACAAGAACATGATCGACAAGGACGAGTACCCGCGCACCGCCGAGCTGGAGCGGCGCTGTGTGGCGATGCTCGCCGACCTGTGGAACGCGCCTGATCCGGCGGCTGCCGTGGGCTGTTCGACCACCGGATCGAGCGAGGCCTGCATGCTCGCCGGGATGGCGCTGAAGCGGCGCTGGAGCGGGCGGAATCCGAAGCCGGGCGCCCGGCCCAATCTGGTCATGGGCATCAACGTCCAGGTCTGCTGGGACAAGTTCTGCAACTTCTGGGAGGTCGAACCCCGGCTCGTCCCCATGGAGGGCGACCGCTTCCACCTCGATCCGCAGGCCGCCGCGGCGCTGTGCGACGAGAACACCATCGGGGTCGTCGCGATCCTCGGCTCCACCTTCGACGGCTCCTACGAGCCCGTCGCCGACCTGTGCGCCGCCCTGGACGAGCTCCAGGAGCGCACCGGCCTCGACATCCCGGTGCATGTCGACGGGGCGTCCGGCGGGATGATCGCGCCCTTCCTCGACGAGGACCTGGTCTGGGACTTCCGGCTGCCGCGCGTCGCCTCCATCAACACCTCGGGGCACAAGTACGGCCTGGTCTACCCGGGCGTCGGCTGGGCGCTGTGGCGCGACCACGACGCCCTGCCCGAGGAACTGGTCTTCCGCGTCAACTACCTGGGCGGCGACATGCCGACCTTCGCCCTCAACTTCTCCCGGCCCGGCGCCCAGGTGGTCGCGCAGTACTACACGTTCCTGCGGCTGGGCCGCGAGGGCTACCGAGCGGTGCAGCAGACCACCCGGGACGTCGCCGGGCGCCTCGCCGAACGCGTCGAGGCCCTCGGTGACTTCCGGCTCCTCACCCGCGGCGACCAGCTGCCGGTGTTCGCCTTCACCACCGGGCACGACGTGACGGCGTACGACGTCTTCGACGTGTCCCGGCGGCTGCGCGAGAGCGGCTGGCTGGTGCCGGCGTACACCTTCCCGCCGAACCGCGAGGACCTGAGCGTCCTGCGGGTCGTCTGCCGCAACGGCTTCTCCGCCGACCTCGCCGAGCTGTTCGTGGAGGACCTGCGCCGGCTGCTGCCCGAACTGCGCCGCCAGCCGCACCCGTTGACCAAGGACAAGGGTGCGGCGACGGGCTTCCACCACTGA
- a CDS encoding ATP-binding cassette domain-containing protein: MTDAAITVDGARKKYGDRPALDGLDLTVARGTVHGVLGPNGAGKTTLVRILSTLLRPDAGRIEVAGLDVVRQAYAVRLRIGLLGQHAALDEELGGRQNLEMFGRLYHLGARRARARADALLERFGLADTGRKAVRHYSGGMRRRLDLAASLITEPEVLFLDEPTTGLDPRGRAEVWAAVRSLVGGGTTVLLTTQYLEEADQLADRVSVVDAGRVVADGTPEELKKATGGDRIDVVLRDAGQLGAAVALLPVDRAGVRVDTDRRLLSAPVTDRMAALSGVVRALEEAGIEAEDVALRRPTLDEVFLHLTEEAA; this comes from the coding sequence GTGACCGACGCGGCGATCACCGTCGACGGAGCACGCAAGAAGTACGGCGACAGACCGGCGCTCGACGGGCTCGACCTCACGGTCGCCCGGGGCACGGTGCACGGAGTGCTGGGGCCGAACGGCGCCGGAAAGACCACCCTGGTCCGCATCCTGTCCACCCTGCTGCGGCCGGACGCGGGCCGCATCGAGGTGGCCGGACTCGACGTCGTACGGCAGGCCTATGCCGTACGCCTGCGCATCGGACTGCTCGGCCAGCACGCGGCGCTCGACGAGGAGCTCGGCGGCCGGCAGAACCTGGAGATGTTCGGCCGCCTCTACCACCTGGGCGCGCGCCGGGCACGCGCGCGTGCCGACGCACTCCTGGAGCGGTTCGGTCTGGCGGACACCGGCCGCAAGGCGGTACGGCACTACAGCGGAGGCATGCGCCGCCGCCTGGACCTCGCGGCCTCCCTGATCACCGAACCGGAGGTGCTCTTCCTGGACGAACCGACCACCGGCCTCGACCCGCGCGGGCGGGCCGAGGTGTGGGCGGCCGTCCGGTCACTCGTCGGCGGCGGTACGACGGTCCTGCTCACCACGCAGTACCTGGAGGAGGCCGACCAGCTCGCCGACCGCGTCTCGGTCGTGGACGCGGGCCGGGTCGTCGCGGACGGCACACCGGAGGAGCTGAAGAAGGCGACCGGCGGCGACCGCATCGACGTCGTGCTGCGGGACGCGGGCCAACTGGGGGCGGCGGTGGCGTTGCTGCCGGTCGACCGGGCCGGGGTCCGCGTCGACACCGACCGCCGGCTGCTCAGCGCCCCGGTCACCGACCGGATGGCGGCACTCTCCGGGGTCGTACGGGCGCTGGAGGAGGCGGGGATCGAGGCGGAGGACGTGGCGCTGCGGCGGCCGACGCTGGACGAGGTGTTCCTGCACCTCACCGAGGAGGCCGCATGA
- a CDS encoding threonine/serine ThrE exporter family protein yields MTSAEDRKPQSDEARSVYDPEITSEFAIPDGFVVPKAGGGESETSSEFAVPDGFHVPETPVVESEGSAFSTPRTYSARHAPPAFTPPTGIPVVSLTKDVPWQDRMRTMLRMPVAERPAPEPLHKEDETGPAVPRVLDLTLRIGELLLAGGENAEDVEAAMFAVCRSYGLDRCEPNVTFTLLSISYQPSLVEDPVTASRTVRRRGTDYTRLAAVYQLVDDLSDPETAFSLEESYRRLAEIRRNRHPYPGWVLTGAGGLLAGAASVLVGGDAIVFVAAALGAMLGDRLAWLCAGRGLPEFYQFTVAAMPPAAIGVALTVADVDVKASAVITGGLFALLPGRALVAGVQDGLTGFYITASARLLEVMYLFVGIVVGVLVVLYFGVQLGADLNPDVALIIEERPLWQIGASMLLSLTFAVLLQQERSTVLVVTLNGGVAWSVYGALHYVGEISPVASTAVAAGLVGLFGQMMSRYRFASALPYTTAAIGPLLPGSATYFGLLSIARDDVDKGLVSLATAASLAMAIAIGVNLGSEISRLFLRLPGGASAAGRRAAKRTRGF; encoded by the coding sequence GTGACGTCGGCGGAGGACCGCAAACCGCAGTCGGACGAGGCGAGGAGCGTCTACGACCCCGAGATCACGTCCGAGTTCGCCATTCCGGACGGGTTCGTCGTGCCGAAGGCGGGCGGGGGCGAGTCGGAGACCTCGTCGGAGTTCGCCGTCCCGGACGGCTTCCACGTACCCGAGACGCCGGTCGTGGAGTCGGAGGGCTCGGCGTTCAGCACACCGCGCACCTACAGCGCCCGACACGCACCGCCCGCGTTCACACCGCCGACCGGGATTCCCGTGGTCTCGCTGACCAAGGACGTGCCCTGGCAGGACCGGATGCGCACGATGCTGCGGATGCCGGTCGCCGAGCGGCCCGCGCCGGAGCCGCTGCACAAGGAGGACGAGACCGGGCCCGCCGTTCCGCGCGTGCTCGACCTGACCCTGCGTATCGGGGAGCTGCTGCTGGCGGGCGGTGAGAACGCGGAGGACGTGGAGGCGGCGATGTTCGCCGTCTGCCGCTCGTACGGCCTCGACCGCTGCGAGCCGAACGTCACCTTCACCCTGCTGTCGATCTCGTACCAGCCGTCCCTCGTCGAGGACCCGGTGACGGCCTCCCGGACCGTGCGGCGGCGCGGCACCGACTACACCCGGCTCGCGGCCGTCTATCAGCTGGTGGACGACCTCAGCGACCCCGAGACGGCGTTCTCGCTGGAGGAGTCCTACCGGCGGCTCGCCGAGATCCGCCGCAACCGGCACCCGTACCCCGGCTGGGTGCTGACCGGGGCCGGCGGACTCCTCGCGGGCGCCGCCTCGGTGCTCGTCGGCGGTGACGCGATCGTGTTCGTGGCCGCCGCGCTGGGCGCGATGCTCGGCGACCGGCTGGCGTGGCTGTGCGCGGGGCGCGGGCTGCCGGAGTTCTACCAGTTCACGGTCGCCGCGATGCCGCCGGCCGCGATAGGGGTCGCGCTGACCGTCGCGGACGTGGATGTGAAGGCGTCCGCGGTCATCACCGGTGGGCTGTTCGCGTTGCTGCCGGGGCGGGCGCTGGTGGCGGGGGTGCAGGACGGGCTGACCGGCTTCTACATCACCGCGTCGGCGCGGCTGCTGGAGGTGATGTACCTGTTCGTCGGCATCGTCGTGGGCGTGCTGGTGGTCCTGTACTTCGGGGTGCAGCTGGGGGCCGACCTCAACCCCGACGTCGCGCTGATCATCGAGGAGCGGCCGCTGTGGCAGATCGGGGCGTCGATGCTGCTGTCGCTGACGTTCGCGGTGCTGTTGCAGCAGGAGCGGTCGACGGTGCTGGTGGTGACGCTCAACGGGGGTGTCGCCTGGTCGGTGTACGGCGCGCTGCACTACGTCGGGGAGATCTCGCCGGTTGCCTCCACGGCGGTGGCCGCGGGGCTGGTGGGGCTGTTCGGGCAGATGATGTCGCGGTACCGGTTCGCTTCCGCGCTGCCGTACACGACCGCGGCGATCGGGCCGTTGTTGCCGGGTTCCGCGACGTACTTCGGGCTGTTGTCGATCGCGCGGGACGATGTCGACAAGGGGTTGGTGTCGTTGGCCACGGCGGCGTCCTTGGCCATGGCCATCGCCATCGGGGTCAATCTGGGGTCGGAGATCTCGCGGTTGTTCCTGCGGCTTCCCGGTGGGGCATCGGCGGCGGGGCGGCGTGCCGCCAAGCGGACGCGGGGATTCTGA
- a CDS encoding aldehyde dehydrogenase family protein gives MSSYFTDLAQQYIDGEWRPGTGSWDIIDFNPYDGEKLASITIATVDEVDEAYKSAARAQKEWAGTNPYARRAVFEKALRLIEEREQEITEVIIAELGGTYLKAGFELHLAKEFLREAIHLSLRPEGRIIPSPIDGKENRVYRVPVGVVGVISPFNFPFLLSLKSVAPALALGNGVVLKPHQNTPITGGSLVAKIFEDAGLPKGLLNVVITDIAEIGDAFLEHPIPKVISFTGSDKVGRHVATVCASQFKRSVLELGGNSAIVVLDDADIDYAVDAAVFSRYVHQGQVCMAANRVLVDRSIADEFTEKFVAKVKSLKVGDPRDPQTVIGPVINSSQADAVSGTVEQALAEGATALLRGETRDNLVSPSVLTDLPADSALLQQEVFGPVAFLIPVDGEEEAVRVVNDTPYGLSGAVHTGNIERGVNFAKQIDTGMFHVNDGTVHDEPIVPFGGEKSSGIGRLNGETMLDAFTTLKWISVQHGRSGFPF, from the coding sequence ATGTCGTCGTACTTCACCGACCTGGCCCAGCAGTACATCGACGGTGAGTGGCGCCCGGGCACCGGCTCCTGGGACATCATCGACTTCAACCCGTACGACGGCGAGAAGCTGGCGTCGATCACGATAGCCACGGTCGACGAGGTCGACGAGGCCTACAAGTCGGCCGCCCGCGCCCAGAAGGAATGGGCCGGCACCAACCCGTACGCCCGCCGGGCGGTCTTCGAGAAGGCCCTGCGCCTCATCGAGGAGCGGGAGCAGGAGATCACCGAGGTGATCATCGCCGAGCTCGGCGGCACGTACCTCAAGGCCGGCTTCGAACTCCACCTCGCCAAGGAGTTCCTGCGCGAGGCGATCCACCTCTCCCTGCGCCCCGAGGGCCGGATCATCCCCTCGCCGATCGACGGCAAGGAGAACCGCGTCTACCGCGTACCGGTCGGCGTCGTCGGTGTGATCAGCCCCTTCAACTTCCCCTTCCTGCTCTCCCTCAAGTCGGTCGCCCCGGCGCTCGCGCTCGGCAACGGCGTGGTGCTGAAGCCGCACCAGAACACCCCGATCACCGGTGGCTCCCTGGTCGCGAAGATCTTCGAGGACGCGGGCCTGCCCAAGGGCCTGCTGAACGTCGTCATCACCGACATCGCGGAGATCGGCGACGCCTTCCTGGAGCACCCGATCCCGAAGGTCATCTCCTTCACCGGCTCCGACAAGGTCGGCCGCCATGTCGCGACCGTCTGCGCCTCGCAGTTCAAGCGCTCGGTCCTCGAACTCGGCGGCAACAGCGCCATCGTGGTCCTCGACGACGCCGACATCGACTACGCGGTCGACGCCGCGGTCTTCAGCCGGTACGTCCACCAGGGCCAGGTCTGCATGGCCGCCAACCGCGTCCTGGTCGACCGCTCGATAGCCGACGAGTTCACCGAGAAGTTCGTCGCCAAGGTCAAGTCCCTCAAGGTCGGCGACCCGCGCGACCCGCAGACCGTCATCGGCCCGGTCATCAACTCCTCCCAGGCGGACGCCGTCTCGGGCACCGTCGAGCAGGCGCTCGCCGAGGGCGCGACGGCCCTGCTGCGCGGCGAGACGAGGGACAACCTGGTCTCCCCGTCGGTCCTCACCGACCTCCCCGCCGACTCCGCCCTGCTCCAGCAGGAGGTCTTCGGCCCGGTCGCCTTCCTCATCCCGGTCGACGGCGAGGAGGAGGCCGTCCGCGTCGTCAACGACACCCCGTACGGCCTCAGCGGCGCCGTCCACACCGGCAACATCGAGCGCGGCGTGAACTTCGCCAAGCAGATCGACACCGGCATGTTCCATGTCAACGACGGCACCGTCCACGACGAGCCGATCGTCCCCTTCGGCGGCGAGAAGAGCTCGGGCATCGGCCGCCTCAACGGCGAGACGATGCTGGACGCCTTCACCACCCTGAAGTGGATCTCGGTCCAGCACGGCCGGAGCGGCTTCCCGTTCTAG